In Serratia marcescens subsp. marcescens ATCC 13880, a single genomic region encodes these proteins:
- a CDS encoding fimbria/pilus outer membrane usher protein — protein MAHKRITTLAPKRLVKLINGVIYFSAVPFSFSQMAMAEEQFNTSFIHGDDNIAQVASLASGDDILPGKYPFDIYLNGQRIDHREIEFKKESKDSPVAPCLTAVDYQDYGVKLPGDLTTAGAAQCYALPQQISGAKLSYDAAVQRMDLEVPQVFLIPRPQGAISPKVYDRGINAGFVNYNFSGTHNRYGNNQNDKTSDYYFLSLNNGLNIGDWRLRNNSTLNQQSGAGTHWKNISSWAETDIVSLRSRLVIGQTNTNNNVFDSIQFRGVQMSSADDMLPESQRGYAPVVRGVATTNARVEVRQNGYTIYSTNVPPGPFALTDIFPSTLSGNLDVTVIEANGSRTSFVVPFSSVPNMLREGIWNYQLTAGKYHDGTSRYQPKFVQGTLSHGMAYDITPYGGVLVAENYRSAVVGLGKNLGNWGAVSFDMSYSDTNLVNGDDKQGESFRFLYSKSLNDWGTEFRIAGYRYSTSGYYDFSDAVAERERYENGYYRNDYYDQNDRNLGVPDWAESRRRSYYTSRFNNKRQRVELSVNQRIAGNSTLYANLSNQSYWGGSGEDRTVQTGFNSSYKNISYGVFYQDSRSNYGYKDRSVNLTVSIPFSFFSKDSSDMTASFNAGHSKQSGNTYSAGLSGTALDDNRLNYAVQSGHDRYSGQTSSANVGYQGSMGTINAGYSYSKDYQQSSLGVAGGIVAHSGGVTLTQPLQNTFVLVEAKDAKGVRIENQPGVAIDRFGYAVMTSASPYRHNRVALRTEDIGNGLDIPMAARDVVPTYGAITRVKFETHTGQSLLVHSKMADGSVPPIGANVFSADGKNNGTVGTNGDIYISGASAGDRLLVKWGNDAGESCSLVVPELKAATEQLMGYQELSLTCGKP, from the coding sequence ATGGCACACAAAAGAATAACAACCCTCGCGCCAAAACGTTTGGTGAAGCTGATTAATGGTGTAATTTATTTTTCTGCTGTGCCTTTTTCATTCTCACAGATGGCCATGGCGGAGGAGCAGTTCAACACCTCCTTCATCCATGGCGATGACAATATCGCCCAGGTGGCGTCGTTGGCCAGCGGGGATGATATTCTGCCGGGTAAATATCCGTTTGATATCTATCTCAACGGGCAGCGTATCGATCACCGCGAAATCGAGTTCAAGAAAGAATCCAAAGACTCTCCGGTAGCGCCGTGCCTGACGGCGGTGGACTACCAGGATTACGGCGTAAAGCTGCCCGGCGATCTGACCACCGCCGGTGCCGCGCAATGCTACGCATTGCCACAACAGATCTCCGGCGCCAAGCTGAGCTATGACGCCGCCGTACAGCGTATGGATCTGGAAGTGCCGCAGGTGTTTCTGATCCCGCGCCCGCAAGGCGCTATTTCGCCGAAAGTTTACGATCGCGGCATCAATGCCGGCTTTGTTAACTATAACTTTAGCGGCACTCATAACCGCTACGGCAACAACCAGAACGACAAGACTTCCGACTATTACTTCCTGAGCCTTAACAATGGCCTCAATATTGGCGATTGGCGCCTGCGCAACAACTCGACGTTGAACCAACAGTCGGGCGCCGGTACGCATTGGAAGAACATTTCCAGCTGGGCGGAAACGGACATCGTTTCTCTGCGCAGCCGTCTGGTGATCGGCCAGACCAACACTAATAACAATGTTTTCGACAGCATTCAGTTCCGCGGTGTGCAGATGTCCAGCGCCGACGACATGCTGCCGGAAAGCCAGCGCGGCTATGCGCCGGTGGTGCGCGGTGTGGCGACGACCAACGCGCGCGTTGAAGTGCGTCAGAACGGCTATACCATTTACAGCACCAACGTGCCGCCAGGGCCGTTTGCGCTGACGGACATTTTCCCAAGCACCCTGAGCGGTAACCTGGACGTGACGGTTATCGAAGCCAACGGTTCGAGAACCTCTTTCGTCGTGCCGTTCTCCTCGGTGCCGAACATGCTGCGCGAAGGGATTTGGAACTATCAGCTGACCGCCGGTAAATACCATGACGGCACCAGCCGCTATCAGCCCAAGTTTGTCCAAGGCACCTTGTCGCACGGTATGGCGTATGACATCACGCCTTACGGTGGCGTGCTGGTGGCGGAAAACTACCGTTCAGCGGTCGTGGGCCTCGGTAAAAACCTGGGGAACTGGGGGGCTGTCTCTTTTGATATGTCCTATTCCGACACCAACCTGGTGAACGGCGATGACAAGCAGGGGGAGAGTTTCCGTTTCCTGTATTCCAAGTCGCTCAACGATTGGGGGACGGAATTCCGCATTGCCGGTTACCGTTACTCGACCTCCGGCTATTATGATTTCTCCGATGCGGTTGCCGAGCGCGAACGCTATGAGAACGGTTATTACCGTAACGATTACTACGATCAAAACGATCGCAACCTGGGCGTGCCGGACTGGGCGGAATCTCGCCGTCGCAGCTATTACACCAGCCGTTTCAACAACAAACGCCAGCGCGTTGAGCTGTCTGTCAACCAGCGCATCGCCGGTAATTCGACGCTGTACGCCAACCTCAGCAACCAGTCTTACTGGGGCGGATCCGGCGAAGACCGCACCGTACAAACCGGTTTCAACAGCAGCTATAAAAATATCAGCTATGGCGTCTTCTATCAGGACAGCCGCAGCAACTACGGCTATAAAGACCGCAGCGTCAACCTGACCGTATCGATTCCGTTCAGCTTCTTCAGCAAGGATTCGTCGGACATGACCGCCAGCTTCAACGCCGGCCACAGCAAGCAGAGCGGCAATACCTACAGCGCCGGCCTGAGCGGCACCGCGCTGGATGACAACCGCTTGAACTATGCGGTGCAAAGCGGTCATGATCGTTATTCGGGCCAAACCAGCTCGGCCAACGTCGGTTATCAGGGCAGCATGGGGACCATCAATGCCGGTTATAGCTACAGCAAAGATTATCAGCAGTCTTCGTTGGGCGTGGCGGGCGGCATCGTCGCACACTCCGGCGGCGTGACGTTGACCCAGCCGCTGCAGAATACGTTTGTGCTGGTGGAAGCCAAAGACGCCAAGGGCGTTCGTATCGAAAACCAACCGGGTGTCGCCATCGACCGCTTCGGTTACGCGGTGATGACCTCTGCGTCGCCATACCGCCATAACCGCGTGGCGCTGCGCACCGAAGATATCGGCAACGGCCTGGATATCCCGATGGCGGCGAGAGACGTGGTGCCGACTTACGGCGCAATCACCCGCGTGAAGTTTGAAACGCACACGGGCCAAAGCCTGTTGGTACACAGCAAGATGGCCGACGGCAGCGTACCGCCGATTGGCGCCAACGTCTTCAGTGCGGACGGCAAGAACAACGGTACTGTCGGTACCAACGGCGATATTTATATTTCAGGGGCTTCCGCAGGGGATCGCCTGCTGGTGAAATGGGGCAACGACGCGGGCGAAAGCTGCTCACTGGTGGTGCCGGAATTGAAAGCGGCGACCGAACAGCTGATGGGTTATCAGGAACTTTCGCTGACCTGCGGAAAACCGTAA
- a CDS encoding fimbrial protein has translation MSSLLKHKNLGLAAGLLVTLGAFSQSSYALSCKQNGSIRQDIVLDKAIKVSTANTAPGALLWRSQTFTSTFQCTDDWNNPKGENAYLYWDPQSRMSQIHNSIEVGVTYQGIDVKPTKGARQDVGPGTECRRSGSRCLSPARSLTVTVSYAIYIKATGKAPPAGGKINDNNSYSVFQVDGVGGLNGTPNSNFNAYISGLGNIQFISCNPKITVVANNGSTVNFGTIPRQNAVVGKIEKQVPFSVAANMSDPTTGQDCQGETLQASFSSTYPLQDNSVILPTSDSGFGILISQAATPNTPIMMNSPVDLGLVNGTIVEKNFMASLKWLSTNPKVGPFSASANIDVTFK, from the coding sequence ATGTCTTCTTTGTTAAAGCACAAGAATCTCGGGTTGGCGGCTGGGCTGCTGGTCACGCTGGGCGCGTTTTCGCAGAGCAGCTATGCGCTGTCGTGTAAGCAGAACGGCAGCATTCGCCAGGATATCGTGCTGGATAAAGCCATCAAGGTGTCGACCGCCAATACCGCGCCGGGCGCGTTGCTGTGGCGTTCGCAGACCTTTACCTCGACCTTCCAATGTACGGATGACTGGAACAACCCGAAAGGGGAAAATGCTTACCTGTACTGGGATCCGCAGTCCCGGATGAGTCAGATCCATAATTCGATCGAAGTGGGTGTCACTTATCAGGGGATCGATGTCAAACCGACTAAAGGCGCACGTCAGGACGTCGGTCCCGGCACGGAATGCCGCCGTTCGGGCAGCCGTTGTTTGTCTCCGGCCAGATCGCTGACGGTAACCGTGTCTTACGCCATCTATATTAAAGCAACCGGCAAGGCGCCGCCGGCCGGCGGCAAGATCAACGACAACAACTCGTACTCGGTATTCCAGGTTGATGGCGTCGGCGGCTTGAACGGCACGCCGAACAGCAACTTTAACGCCTACATTTCCGGGCTGGGCAACATTCAGTTTATTTCCTGCAACCCGAAAATCACCGTGGTGGCCAACAACGGTTCGACGGTGAACTTCGGCACTATCCCGCGTCAGAATGCGGTGGTGGGCAAAATCGAGAAACAGGTGCCGTTCTCGGTGGCCGCCAATATGTCCGATCCGACGACCGGACAGGACTGCCAGGGGGAGACGCTGCAGGCCAGCTTCAGCAGCACTTATCCGCTGCAGGATAACAGCGTGATCCTGCCGACCAGCGACAGCGGCTTCGGTATTTTGATCTCGCAGGCGGCGACGCCAAATACGCCGATCATGATGAACAGCCCGGTCGATCTGGGCCTGGTCAACGGCACCATCGTTGAAAAGAACTTTATGGCCAGCCTGAAATGGTTGAGCACCAACCCGAAAGTGGGGCCGTTCAGCGCATCGGCGAATATTGACGTCACCTTCAAATAA
- a CDS encoding glutathione S-transferase N-terminal domain-containing protein, translating to MLDSTQFPIVKRWPAQHPERLQLYSLPTPNGVKVSIMLEEIGLPYEAHLIDIGNNETWTPEFLALNPNGKIPAIIDPDGPGGRPLPLFESGAILLYLAEKSGRFLPQDPAQRYETIQWVFFQMAAVGPMFGQLGFFHKFAGREYEDKRPLERYKNESKRLLGVLETRLEGRDWIMGAEYTIADISLLGWVRNLIGFYEARELVEFDSFPRVAQWLERGLARPAVQRGLAIPARTA from the coding sequence ATGCTCGATTCCACCCAATTCCCGATCGTCAAACGCTGGCCGGCTCAACATCCGGAACGGCTGCAGCTCTACTCTCTGCCGACGCCGAACGGCGTCAAAGTGTCCATCATGCTGGAAGAGATCGGCCTGCCTTATGAAGCGCACCTGATCGACATCGGCAACAACGAGACCTGGACGCCGGAGTTCCTGGCGCTGAACCCGAATGGCAAGATCCCGGCGATCATCGATCCCGACGGCCCCGGCGGCCGGCCGCTGCCGCTGTTCGAATCCGGCGCCATTCTGCTCTACCTGGCGGAAAAGAGCGGCCGTTTCCTGCCGCAGGATCCGGCGCAGCGTTACGAAACCATTCAGTGGGTGTTCTTCCAGATGGCCGCCGTCGGCCCGATGTTCGGCCAGCTCGGTTTCTTCCATAAATTCGCCGGGCGCGAATATGAAGACAAGCGGCCGCTGGAGCGCTACAAAAACGAATCGAAACGCCTGCTCGGCGTGCTGGAAACGCGCCTGGAGGGCCGCGACTGGATCATGGGCGCGGAGTACACTATCGCCGATATCTCGCTGCTGGGCTGGGTGCGCAACCTGATCGGCTTCTATGAGGCGCGCGAACTGGTGGAGTTCGACAGTTTCCCGCGCGTCGCACAGTGGTTGGAGCGCGGTCTGGCGCGGCCGGCGGTGCAGCGCGGGCTGGCTATTCCGGCGCGCACGGCCTGA
- the phoA gene encoding alkaline phosphatase — MQPAVSLLAGAVLSALLCSSAIAAETSPNADGLTERAARGNLAEPGGARRLAGDQTAALKASLSDKTAKNVILLIGDGMGDSEITAARNYAEGAGGYFKGIDALPLTGQYTHYSLDKKTRKPDYVTDSAASATAWTTGVKTYNGALGVDVNGKDQPTLLEIAKAAGKATGNVSTAELQDATPAALVSHVTSRKCYGPEETSEKCAANALENGGRGSITEQLLKTRADVTLGGGAKSFNQLAKSGEWQGKSLKDQAAAQGYQWVSNADELQAVTLANQQKPLLGLFADGNMPVRWLGPKASYHGNLDKPAVTCENNPARTAATPTLAAMTEKAIALLKDNPNGFFLQVEGASIDKQDHAANPCGQIGETVDLDEAVQKALAFARADGNTLVIVTADHAHSSQIVAAGAKAPGLTQLLTTKDGAPMTLSYGNSEEESQGHTGTQLRVAAYGPHAANVVGLTDQTDLFFTMRDAMGIQ, encoded by the coding sequence ATGCAACCTGCTGTATCCCTGCTCGCCGGCGCCGTGCTGTCCGCCCTGCTCTGTTCCTCCGCCATCGCGGCGGAAACCTCGCCCAATGCTGATGGCCTGACCGAGCGCGCCGCACGCGGCAACCTCGCCGAACCGGGCGGAGCCCGTCGTCTGGCCGGCGATCAGACCGCCGCGCTGAAGGCGTCGCTGTCGGACAAAACGGCGAAAAACGTGATACTGCTGATCGGCGACGGCATGGGGGATTCCGAGATCACCGCCGCGCGCAACTACGCTGAAGGCGCAGGCGGTTACTTCAAGGGCATCGACGCCCTGCCGCTGACCGGGCAATACACCCACTACTCGCTGGACAAGAAAACCCGCAAGCCGGATTACGTGACCGATTCCGCCGCCTCCGCCACCGCCTGGACCACCGGGGTGAAAACCTATAACGGCGCGCTCGGCGTGGACGTGAACGGCAAAGATCAGCCGACGCTGCTGGAGATCGCCAAGGCGGCCGGCAAGGCCACCGGCAACGTCTCCACCGCCGAGTTGCAAGACGCTACGCCGGCGGCGCTGGTGTCGCACGTCACCTCGCGCAAATGCTACGGCCCGGAGGAAACCAGCGAGAAATGCGCCGCTAACGCACTGGAAAACGGCGGCCGCGGCTCCATTACCGAGCAGCTGCTGAAAACCCGCGCCGACGTCACGCTGGGCGGCGGCGCGAAGTCCTTCAACCAGCTGGCGAAAAGCGGCGAATGGCAAGGAAAATCGCTGAAAGATCAGGCGGCGGCGCAGGGTTACCAATGGGTGAGCAACGCGGATGAGCTGCAGGCCGTTACGTTGGCCAACCAGCAAAAACCGCTGCTGGGCCTGTTCGCCGACGGCAACATGCCGGTGCGCTGGTTGGGGCCGAAAGCCAGCTATCACGGCAACCTCGACAAGCCTGCGGTAACCTGCGAAAACAACCCGGCGCGCACCGCGGCCACGCCAACGCTGGCGGCGATGACCGAAAAAGCGATCGCGCTGTTGAAAGATAACCCGAACGGCTTCTTCCTGCAGGTCGAGGGCGCGTCGATCGATAAGCAGGATCACGCCGCCAACCCGTGCGGGCAGATTGGTGAAACCGTCGATCTGGACGAAGCGGTGCAAAAAGCGCTGGCCTTCGCCCGCGCCGACGGCAACACGCTGGTGATCGTCACCGCCGACCATGCGCACTCCAGCCAGATCGTCGCCGCCGGCGCCAAAGCGCCGGGCCTGACCCAGCTGCTGACCACCAAAGACGGCGCGCCGATGACCCTCAGCTACGGCAACTCGGAAGAAGAATCGCAGGGGCACACCGGCACCCAATTGCGCGTCGCGGCCTACGGCCCGCACGCCGCCAACGTGGTGGGATTGACCGATCAGACCGATCTGTTCTTCACCATGCGCGATGCGATGGGCATCCAGTAA
- a CDS encoding fimbrial biogenesis chaperone: MKKILTGILFAFSVNAFAGIQVDATRVIYNSASKSASLSISNDSDDTYMVQTWLDTGDASQMPKNLPIVVTPPILKLAAKKDAILRFIYSGSGLPQDRESLLWVNVQEIPPTPKQDNVLQVAIRTRIKLFYRPDSLKTNLQQQAEALKWKRQGGNLVVTNDGPLFVTLGVLNLKSGGKSWKVNADMVKPHDSLRISLPQGAQSANTMSFTYINDYGGHTEIKNVALN; this comes from the coding sequence ATGAAAAAAATTCTGACTGGTATTTTATTCGCATTCTCTGTTAATGCCTTTGCCGGCATTCAGGTTGATGCGACGCGTGTCATCTATAACAGTGCAAGTAAATCCGCATCGCTCTCAATCAGCAATGACAGCGACGATACCTACATGGTGCAAACCTGGCTGGATACTGGCGATGCAAGCCAGATGCCTAAGAATTTGCCGATCGTGGTGACGCCACCCATTTTGAAGCTGGCTGCCAAGAAAGACGCCATTTTGCGTTTTATCTATTCCGGCAGCGGTTTGCCGCAGGACAGAGAATCTCTGCTCTGGGTCAACGTACAGGAAATTCCGCCAACGCCTAAGCAAGATAACGTGCTGCAGGTGGCGATCCGTACCCGTATCAAACTGTTCTATCGCCCGGATTCGTTGAAAACCAACCTGCAACAGCAGGCGGAAGCGCTGAAGTGGAAGCGCCAGGGCGGCAATTTAGTCGTGACTAACGATGGCCCGCTGTTCGTCACGCTGGGCGTGCTGAACCTGAAGAGCGGCGGCAAGAGCTGGAAAGTGAACGCCGACATGGTCAAGCCACACGACAGCCTGCGCATCTCCCTGCCTCAGGGGGCGCAATCAGCCAACACTATGTCGTTTACCTATATCAACGACTATGGCGGTCACACCGAGATTAAAAACGTCGCACTGAATTGA
- a CDS encoding ArsR/SmtB family transcription factor produces MHNIEIEDRLAALSAAIADRTRARMLCLLMDGRAYTATELSAAVEVAPSTASAHLAKLLEQRLIACVKQGRYRYFRLAGQPVAAALEGLMALAGVPRPSVKSSTPTSLQYARTCYDHMAGEVAVKLHDRLHALNWLTGEEDYRLSDTGQAALRRLGVDCSPAPTRRRFACGCLDWSERRSHLGGALGAALLAVFIQRGWILRRLDSRELQLTPAGKKALAAHFDLTV; encoded by the coding sequence ATGCATAACATCGAGATAGAAGATCGTTTAGCGGCGCTGAGCGCCGCCATCGCTGACCGCACCCGAGCGCGCATGCTGTGCCTGTTGATGGACGGGCGCGCCTACACCGCCACCGAGCTCAGCGCGGCGGTCGAGGTCGCCCCGTCTACCGCCAGCGCACACCTGGCGAAACTGCTGGAGCAGCGGCTGATTGCCTGCGTCAAACAGGGGCGCTACCGCTATTTCCGGCTGGCCGGGCAACCGGTGGCCGCAGCGCTGGAAGGCCTGATGGCGCTGGCGGGCGTGCCGCGCCCATCGGTGAAGAGCAGCACGCCTACCTCGCTGCAGTATGCCCGCACCTGCTACGACCATATGGCGGGCGAGGTGGCGGTGAAGCTGCACGATCGGCTGCATGCGCTGAACTGGCTGACCGGCGAAGAAGACTACCGGTTAAGCGACACCGGTCAGGCCGCGCTGAGGCGGCTGGGCGTCGATTGCTCGCCCGCCCCCACCCGCCGCCGCTTCGCCTGCGGGTGCCTGGACTGGAGCGAACGCCGATCTCACCTCGGCGGCGCGCTGGGCGCCGCGCTGTTGGCCGTCTTTATCCAACGCGGCTGGATCCTTCGCCGGCTCGACAGCCGTGAGCTGCAGCTGACCCCCGCCGGTAAAAAAGCGCTGGCCGCACATTTTGACCTCACGGTGTAA
- a CDS encoding antibiotic biosynthesis monooxygenase family protein produces the protein MIAVIFELQAADGQRETYLELAAALKPLLAQVDGFISIERFQSLADPERLLSLSFWRDEAAVQQWRNLEQHRAAQAGGRGEVLAQYRLRVAEVVRDYGLESRDQAPQDSRCYHRT, from the coding sequence ATGATCGCCGTGATTTTTGAACTGCAGGCCGCCGACGGGCAGCGGGAGACCTACCTGGAGTTGGCGGCGGCGCTGAAGCCGCTGCTGGCGCAGGTCGACGGATTCATTTCCATCGAGCGCTTTCAAAGCCTGGCCGATCCCGAGCGCCTGTTGTCGCTCTCCTTCTGGCGCGACGAGGCGGCGGTGCAGCAGTGGCGCAATCTCGAACAGCACCGGGCGGCGCAGGCGGGCGGCCGTGGCGAGGTGCTGGCGCAGTACCGGCTGCGGGTGGCGGAGGTGGTGCGGGACTACGGGCTGGAGAGCCGCGACCAGGCGCCGCAGGATAGCCGTTGCTATCACCGCACCTGA
- the mqo gene encoding malate dehydrogenase (quinone) → MRKLLVLIFSLSLFGVTQQAAAEEKNKNVDVVLIGGGIMSATLGTYLHELEPTWTIDMYERMNGVAEESSNGWNNAGTGHSAFSEMNYTPEKADGTIDISKAVKVNESFEISRQFWSYQVKNNVLKDPKSFINSVPHMSFVWGDDNVNFLRKRYAALQHSTLFRGMEYSEDPAQIKQWAPLVMNGRDPAQKIAATRMPLGTDVNFGVITHQLVDALSASDKFKLNLSHEVRDIKRNADQTWSVTVADLNRDGKETTVNAKFVFIGAGGASLTLLQKSGIPEADGYGGFPVGGQFLVTTNPAIANQHLAKVYGLASVGSPPMSVPHLDTRMLDGKRVLLFGPFATFSSKFLKNGSLFDLMHSLSTSNLMPMTHVGLDNFDLVKYLVGQLMMNDDDRFAALKEYFPDAKQADWKLWTAGQRVQIIKKDADKGGVLQFGTEVVSSEDGSIAALLGASPGASTAAPIMLHLMETVFKDKVATPEWQSKLKEIIPSYGHKLNGDIEMTNKIRGYTSSVLGLNYIEVKPETN, encoded by the coding sequence ATGAGAAAATTACTCGTCCTGATTTTCAGTCTCAGCCTGTTTGGCGTTACGCAGCAGGCGGCGGCTGAAGAGAAGAATAAAAACGTCGACGTGGTGTTGATCGGCGGCGGCATCATGAGCGCCACCTTGGGTACCTATCTGCATGAGCTGGAGCCGACCTGGACCATCGACATGTATGAGCGCATGAACGGCGTGGCGGAAGAGAGCTCCAACGGCTGGAACAACGCCGGTACCGGCCACTCCGCCTTCAGCGAAATGAACTACACGCCGGAAAAAGCCGATGGCACCATCGACATCAGCAAGGCGGTGAAGGTCAACGAGTCTTTCGAAATCTCCCGTCAGTTCTGGTCTTATCAGGTGAAAAACAATGTCCTGAAAGATCCGAAATCCTTTATTAACAGCGTGCCGCACATGAGCTTCGTGTGGGGCGACGACAACGTCAACTTCCTGCGTAAACGCTACGCGGCGCTGCAGCACAGCACCCTGTTCCGCGGCATGGAATATTCCGAAGACCCTGCGCAAATCAAACAGTGGGCGCCACTGGTGATGAACGGCCGCGATCCGGCGCAGAAAATCGCCGCGACCCGCATGCCGCTGGGTACCGACGTTAACTTCGGTGTGATCACCCACCAGTTGGTTGACGCGCTGAGCGCCAGCGACAAGTTCAAGCTGAACCTGAGCCACGAAGTGCGCGACATCAAGCGCAACGCCGATCAGACCTGGAGCGTGACCGTTGCCGATCTGAACCGCGACGGCAAAGAAACCACCGTTAACGCCAAGTTCGTGTTCATCGGCGCAGGCGGCGCGTCCCTGACCCTGCTGCAGAAATCCGGCATCCCTGAAGCCGACGGCTACGGCGGCTTCCCGGTCGGCGGCCAGTTCCTGGTCACCACCAACCCGGCGATCGCCAACCAGCACCTGGCCAAAGTGTATGGCCTGGCCAGCGTAGGTTCGCCGCCGATGTCCGTACCGCACCTGGATACCCGCATGCTGGACGGCAAGCGCGTGCTGCTGTTCGGGCCGTTCGCCACCTTCTCCAGCAAGTTCCTGAAGAACGGTTCGCTGTTCGATCTGATGCATTCGCTGAGCACCTCGAACCTGATGCCGATGACCCACGTCGGTCTGGATAACTTCGATCTGGTGAAATACCTGGTCGGCCAGCTGATGATGAACGACGACGATCGCTTCGCCGCGCTGAAAGAGTACTTCCCGGACGCCAAGCAGGCAGACTGGAAGCTGTGGACCGCAGGCCAGCGCGTGCAGATCATCAAGAAAGACGCGGATAAAGGCGGCGTGCTGCAGTTCGGCACCGAAGTCGTCAGCTCTGAAGACGGCAGCATCGCCGCTCTGCTGGGCGCTTCGCCGGGCGCTTCCACCGCTGCGCCAATCATGCTGCACCTGATGGAAACCGTGTTCAAAGACAAAGTGGCGACGCCGGAATGGCAGAGCAAGCTGAAAGAGATCATCCCGTCCTACGGCCACAAGCTGAACGGCGATATCGAGATGACCAACAAGATCCGCGGTTACACCAGCAGCGTACTGGGTCTGAACTACATTGAAGTGAAACCAGAAACTAACTGA
- a CDS encoding isochorismatase family protein has protein sequence MKKTLFALMLGLSAATAPVAALAQSPAADSRQAGYVQPLTADNSLLLLVDLQDMFGMTISSIDQTNLVNNAAGIAKAAKVFNVPTILASANAKSFAGPVFQQVTQARPDLQVYDRTAINVWQDRRVVDLIKQSGRKKIIIGGLWTASCVMLPALSALGEGYEVYILSDVTGDITPDSQNNAMQRLVQAGATPINWVALMLEWQQDWGHKATAGGVLQIARDHGAAWGMGASYAGAMKVGSEAK, from the coding sequence ATGAAAAAGACCCTGTTCGCCCTGATGCTCGGCCTGAGCGCCGCCACCGCCCCCGTCGCCGCGCTGGCGCAATCCCCCGCCGCCGATAGCCGCCAGGCGGGTTATGTGCAACCGCTGACCGCCGACAACAGCCTGTTGCTGCTGGTCGATCTGCAGGACATGTTCGGCATGACCATTTCCTCTATCGATCAAACCAATCTGGTGAATAACGCCGCCGGCATCGCCAAGGCCGCCAAGGTGTTCAACGTGCCGACCATTCTGGCCTCGGCCAACGCCAAAAGCTTCGCCGGGCCGGTATTCCAGCAGGTGACGCAGGCACGCCCGGACCTGCAGGTGTACGATCGCACCGCCATCAACGTCTGGCAGGATCGGCGCGTGGTGGATCTGATCAAACAATCCGGCCGCAAGAAAATCATCATCGGCGGGCTGTGGACCGCCAGCTGCGTGATGCTGCCGGCGCTGTCCGCTCTGGGCGAGGGGTATGAGGTCTACATATTGTCGGACGTCACCGGCGACATTACGCCAGATAGTCAAAACAACGCCATGCAGCGCCTGGTACAAGCAGGCGCCACCCCTATCAACTGGGTGGCGTTGATGCTGGAATGGCAGCAGGACTGGGGCCACAAGGCCACGGCGGGGGGCGTATTGCAGATCGCCCGCGACCACGGCGCCGCCTGGGGGATGGGCGCCAGTTACGCCGGGGCGATGAAGGTGGGCAGCGAAGCGAAATAG
- a CDS encoding helix-turn-helix domain-containing protein translates to MDRVNIIHDLLDWIETHLDQPLLLDNVAAKSGYSKWHLQRMFRSTTGHALGSYIRERRLSQAAQALRSTPRPILDIALQYHFDSQPSFSRAFKKQFGKTPAVYRRTTRWDVAEWPAQPIEMQAEPRHDAPTLPRWYAGKPLEGVCTSWMGLR, encoded by the coding sequence ATGGATCGCGTCAATATCATTCACGATTTACTAGACTGGATTGAAACTCATCTGGATCAGCCGCTGCTGCTGGATAACGTCGCCGCCAAGTCGGGCTACTCCAAATGGCACCTGCAGCGCATGTTCCGCAGCACTACCGGCCACGCGCTCGGCAGTTATATCCGCGAGCGGCGCCTGTCGCAGGCGGCGCAGGCGCTGCGCTCCACCCCACGCCCGATCCTGGATATCGCCCTGCAATACCATTTCGACTCTCAGCCTTCGTTCTCGCGCGCCTTCAAGAAACAGTTCGGCAAAACCCCAGCAGTGTATCGCCGCACCACCCGCTGGGACGTCGCAGAATGGCCGGCGCAGCCGATAGAAATGCAGGCCGAACCGCGCCATGATGCCCCTACGCTGCCCCGTTGGTACGCCGGCAAACCGCTGGAAGGCGTTTGCACCAGCTGGATGGGGCTGCGTTAA